GATATCGCTCACAAGAGGTTCGACACCGACAAGTACTATTTTACAATCGTAGACTGCCCTGGTCACCGTGACTTTATCAAGAACATGATCACAGGTGCATCCCAGGCAGATGCAGCTCTCCTTATTGTAGCAGCACCTGACGGTGCAATGGAGCAGACAAAGGAGCACGTTTTCCTTTCCAAGACACTTGGTATCAACCAGCTTATCGTTGGTATCAACAAGATGGATGCAGTAAAATACGACGAAAAGCGCTATGAGGAAGTCAAGCAGCAGATCAGCGATCTTATCAAGATGGTCGGATTCAACCCCGCAAACGTTCCGTTCATCCCCATGTCCTCGTTCGTAGGCGACAACATTGCGACGAAGTCTGCAAACACACCCTGGTACAGCGGTCCCGATCTTCTTGAGGCACTCAACATGCTTCAGCCCCCGGAGATCCCCGTAGACCTTCCGTTCCGTCTTCCGATCCAGGACGTATACTCGATCTCGGGTATCGGAACAGTCCCCGTCGGACGTATTGAAACCGGTATCATGAAGAAGGGAATGAAGGTTTCATTCATGCCCGCAAACAAAGCCGGTGAGGTAAAGTCAATCGAGATGCACCACGAGGAAATCCCCGAGGCAAAGCCCGGCGACAACGTCGGTTTCAACGTCCGTGGTATTGGAAAGAACGATATCCGCCGTGGAGATGTTTGCGGTCCTGAGGAAAAGCCCCCGTCGGTTGCAGAGGAATTCACAGCACAGATCGTTGTTCTCCAGCACCCGAGTGCAATTACAGTCGGATACACCCCTGTATTCCACTGCCACACTGCACAGGTTGCATGCACATTCGTTGAACTCCAGAAGAAGCTTGACCCGCGCACAGGTCAGGTCAAGGAAGAGAACCCCACATTCCTGAAGGCAGGAGATGCGGCAATCGTCAAGCTGCGCCCGGTCCAGCCTCTCGTCATCGAGAAGTTCAAGGACATCCCACAGCTCGGAAGGTTCGCAATCCGTGATATGGGTTCGACAATTGCAGCCGGTATGTGTATAGACATTGACCTCAAAGATATGAGATAATCCGGTTCTCAATATTTTTTTTGGTGACCAAAAATGCAAAAAGCAAGAATTCGTCTTTCCGGAACCGACTTTGAAAAAGTCGAAATGGTTTGCGACCGTATTAAAGAGATAGCTGAAAGAACAGGCGTAAACTTAGCAGGTCCGGTACCTCTTCCCACAAAGAAGCTGGTTGTACCCATTCGCAAGAGCCCCGACGGTGAGGGAACGGCTACATGGGATCGCTGGCAGATGCGTGTTCACAAGAGACTAATTGATCTCGATGCAGACGAGCGTGCACTCAGGCAGCTGATGCGCATTCAGGTCCCCAAGGACATCGGCATTGAGATAGTTCTCGAGAACTAAACAGGAGGCGGCACTTGAGAGCCGCAGAATTAACCTCTCAATTTAAAGGATTTTTTACTTTTGAGAGGACTCTTGTTCTGATATTTTTAGTAAGCCTGCTTTTCAGGCTTGCGTTTTTGGATCTGAAGCTCCTCCATCATGATGAGGCCATTCACTCGTGGTTTTCATACAGGCTTCTTACTCTTGGGGAATACAGCTACGATCCTGTCTATCACGGGCCTTTCCTGTATTACGTCACTGCCGGTGTCTTTTCATTTTTAGGCGCCAGTGAGTTTACAGCCAGGCTGATTCCCGCAATTTTGGGAAGCACGTTATGTCTGTTCGTGTACCCTGTATACAGGCTTGGCTATCTTAATCGTATCCAGGCAATTGTTGCAGCCGTATTCTTTGCAATATCACCCGATCTGGTATATTTCTCGCGTTTCCTCAGGAATGATATATTTGTGGTATTTTTCACTCTCGTTATTCTGGTTGCCGCATTGTATTATATCGAGAAAGGGAAACTGCGTTATGCCCTGATAGCCGGAGCAGGCGTCGGATTCGGGATGTCATGCAAGGAGAATATGCCGATAGTGGTCCTGATATTTGCGGTGTTTCTCCTTTATCTTGTATACTCGGGTAAATGGAAACTCCCGCGCCTCTGGATCCGTGATCTCGCATGTACAGTTATAATTGCCGTCGGAATAATGGCGGTATTTTACTCATCGTTCGGAGCAGTTCCGGAGATGCTCATGACCGGCTGGCAGACTGCCATTGAGCACTGGCTTGCGATGCACGAGGAGCAGAGGCTTGGCGGACCGCCTTATGTGTATATTCTGCTTTTCATTCTCTATGAACTGCCGATATTCCTGCTCGCCATTTATTCGGTTTACAGGTTCTTTATGGGCGGAAGAAGCCTGAAAAGGAAGAGAAAGCAGTTCCTGCCCGAGGAAGAAGCTAAGTTTCCCGAAGATCTGCTTGAGGGAGATGCAGAAACGGTACTCCCTGAAGAGGTTGCAACTACCAGTGACGAGAATCTTTGCACAGAGAATCCGGTTCCTGTAGTTGATAGCGAAGCAGGGACTGCAATTGACGAAGTGAAAGAACCACTCGGTAAACCTACTGGTTTATCCCTCCCGGTTATTGATAAAAAGACAGAATTTGCAAGATTCTGCATATTCTGGATGATTGCATCGATGGCGGCATATGCATATATCGGCGAGAAGGTCCCGTGGCTGATACTTCACCAGCTTGTCCCGATGATCTTTGTGTCGGTCATCTATATTGAGAGATGGAAGGTCTGGGTTCCGGTGCTGGCATCTGTATTCCTCATCGTGATGATGCTCCATGTCGCCTTTACTCCGGCAGATATCAACGAACCTATAGTTCAGGTTCAGAATTCGGAGGAGCTAAAGGAGCTCTTTACAATGATTGACGCCTCGGATAAAGTTGCAGTCGATTTTGACGAGAGATGGCCTATTGCATGGTACTATTACAGCGAAGAAGGCAAAAAGGTCAGTTATGTGACCGATATGAATAAGAATATAGATTATCTTAAAAACGGTGATTTCGATCTGATAATAGTCCATGATGACAAGAATCTCTCTGTGCCGGGCTATGAGAAGTATACGACTCTTAAGAAGAGCTACTGGTTCTCATATTATGATAATAAGGATCGCCTGATTCCCTATTATTTCCTGAGGGATGGCAAAGTTGGCAGTCTTAATTACGATGTTTTAGTCCGGACGAATAGCAGTTGGGAAACTGTATAATAATCTATTTTTTCTTTTCTGTTTCACATCTGCTTTGTAAATATTATTTTATTATTTGAACTGGTGACCTAAAGTCGCCTTGGGTTTCGAAAGGGGCGGAACCCCTTCGGTAGGCAACCCTTGCGCAAGTTCGCTTCGCAGGCTCAGCGAACACGCCCTGACCTCAGGGCTTTGCGCTTGCGATAATGCTACCCTTTCGGGCAGCCTCTATAGTGAATCATAATAATCGCCTTGATAATTGTATTGTGATATTGGAAAAAACTGGAGCAAAAAGGGGATGCTTGTCCATCCCCTTTGCGACTTATCGCGATCAGGGGGAGGGTCATAGGGAGGGGGAATCTTCCCTCTCCCTTTTGTTGTTATCGCGTGTTATTACTCCACGAACATAAATCGAAACTTGTCAAATCTTATTTCACATTACATTCATATTTTTATATGTCAGAATCAATCTTTCATCAGGATAAGGTAGCATGGATACGCAAAAGGCAGAATGGCTTTGGCAGTGTACTATACCCGACAATACGGAACTCCAGGAGCATACACTTAAAACAAGCCGCTGCATCATAGTCGGAGAGCGATGCACCATAGATTACGGGCTGAAGGGCGAGGACATCCTTGTCGGTGAGTTCTGTCGAATCAACGGCAATATCAAATCGGATGGCGATTTCCGTCTTGACAACTGGTCTGAAATAACCGGCGACATATATGTTAACGGAGATGCCTTCCTTGGCGAAGGAGTGAAAGTCAGCGGAAAACTGGTTGTAGAGGGAGATCTGGATCTCGGTGATAATGTCCAGATAGCGCAGGGATTTGAAGCACACGGATGGATATCGATCCGGAACCCTATGCCGGTCATCACCTATATCCTTCTTTACCTGATAACTCTTCTCGGGCTTGAAAAAGAGGAGGATATCTCTAATTTTTTCAAAAACCTTGTTGAAGAGGATGAAGATGAAAAATCAGTTCCCCTTGTGATCTCCCCGAATTCAGTTCTTGATATGGAGAGATTTTCATCACCCGGAAAGATGACGATTGGAAAGGACTGCCGTCTTCATGGAAATATCAGGGCTAAATCGATAACCGTTCATGAAAAATGCACGATCTTCGGCAGTCTCAGCGCAGAGCAGGATGTCGTTATAATGGAGTCTAATATCGTACACGGGGCTGTGAATTCTTCATCCGGCAATGTGGAGATAATGAATGATTCTCATGTCCTCGGCGATGTTAAATGTAAAAGCCTTGTTATCGATGAGAGATCGCATATCGACGGCATGATTGTCGCACCAGGCGGTGTAAAAATTCAGAGGTGAAAATGAAAATTCTTGAGACTTTTGAAATAGAGGATTGCAGCTGTATTGAGCCGACACTTATGGATCATCTTGAAGACAGATACACCGATATGGCTGTAATGATGGCCGCCGACGAAGCAAGGCTTCTGATCGACGAGAAAGAGGATCCCGTGGCCCTGGCGCTCCATGATTCGAAAAATTGGTTTGTATCGTCATATATCTTCAGGGAGCCGGAACTTGGTGTCATCGAAAAGTTCGAAGAGTGTGGGGGGGATATCTACCAGGAGAATCGTGATGACTATACGGATTCTATAAGGGAATACTACTGTCTTGAGATGGTAAAGGAATTTCCCGGTGTTCTCGAAGACAACAGGCCCGGAAGGGATATACTCGTCAGGGAACTCCTTGAAGAGGTCTTTGGAAGCGGCTGCATAGGTATGAAGACCGCCACGGATTTCTGCTGCGGCTCCGGAGTCGCCACATCGGTTCTGAATGATATGGGCAAGGATACGCTCTCCTTTGATCTTGATGCCTCTCTCATCTCGCTTGGGGTCCAGAAGAAAAGACTTGATCCGAAAAGGGCGATGTGCATCGATGGGAGAGCAGCCTCCGTTTTTTGCCCGGAATCCGATCTCTGCCTCGCTCTTATGCTCGGGGATATAAACAACATGAATTATCCAATCTGGGAGTGCATGATCGGCGAGATACTTGCAATCGGTAAAAAGTCCCTGATCTCCGTGGCAACGGAACGCGAATCGAAAATGGTAGAGAAATGGCTCGAAGAAGAGGACGCCTCAGTTACATCGTTTGAAAATACATGCGATCCGATTTATGACAGGTTTGTTCTGGTAGCTGAATAATTTCTTTCCAGTTTTCTAACTTTCTAATTTTTTCAGGAGTTTCATTGCAAATGTCCTGATATTGGGGTCTTCCGTGTCTGCAACAGCTTGTTCCAGGTACGGAACCACAGTTTTTCCTCTTTCAAGAAGGGCGTTTTCGGCTCTTATTCGTATTGGTGCACTGTTGTCTCCAAGGGCAAGAATAAGCGGCTGTACAGATGCATCCCCCCCGATTCTTTCTATCATCTCAAGCGCACTTGCCCTGAATTCGGGATCTTTGTCATTTTGTAGTTCTGCAAGGACTTCAATGGCCTGTTCGCCGATCCTTTCTATCTCGTCCCAGTTGTCTCTTGCTGCGAGGTAAAAGATGATGTCCCTCTCGGTCTCCGGCACCCATGAGAGTGCTTCAAGTGCATGGGCGATATGCGACCTGTTGTGAGTTCCGGAACTCATGGCATCAAGCAGATATGGTATTGCTTCGTTGCCTGAATTTTTAAGCGAATCCGACGCTTTTTTGCACATGAAATGATCCTTTGAATCCAGGACGGTGATCAGGGTGTTAATAGCTTTTGGATCCTTGAAGTAGCCAAGTGAAATTATTGCGGCGTTTTTAACCCTTGAGTCTTCATCGTTATTTACAGTATATATGAGAGCTTCCAGTCCCTGCTGATCTCCGATAAAGCCCAGGGATTCTGCCGCCACCATCCTTACCACAGGATCTTTCTCCTCGTATAATACCTCGCAAAGTGCCGTGATGGTACGTTTTTCCGGTATTTTTGCGAGATTTTGTGCCAGTATGATCTTGACCGAGGGTCTGCCTGCTTTCAGTTCCCTGATCATGCTTTTTACCGCGGGATCTCCCATGCCTGTCAGTATTTCGGCAACAAGATTCTGGAATTCCGGGTTTTTATCATCTATCGAATTGATAAGCGGCTTTATCGCTTTATCTCCAAGCATGGATATCTTTTCGACTGCTCCCATCTGGACCATTACATCGCCTGATTTGAGTTCACTGATGAGTTTATTGATATCGTCACCGGCTTTTCCGGGTGCAGTTCCGGCAGGAGTCTTTACCGTAGCAGTTACTGCCTCTCCGCCAAGGAGTTCCAGTGCCTTGTTTCTGACGTTTTCGTTACTGTCTGCCGTAAATTCTGCAAGGACTTCTCTGGCTCTCAGATCCTCTATACCGGCAAGAACAACGATAATTCCGTTCTTTTCGATTACATTTCCCTGCACCCGCAATCGCCGGGCTTCATCCATCAGGGCGTTAAACATCTGATCGCTCATGTTGCGCAATGTAACAACGGCAGTACTCCTGACATCATACTCGCTGTCGTTGAGCATCCTTACGGCAAGTGATATCGCAAGTGGGTCGGCAATCTTTCCAAGGGATTCGAGTGCGGTGATTCTTGCGTCCAGATCGCTGCTTTCGAGAGACTTTTTGATATAGGGCAGGGAACTGTTTCCCATCTTCGATACTGCCGATGCAGCTTCCTTTCGAAGCTCCCGGTTGGGATCGGAGAAGCACCTGATAAGAGATGGTATCGATTTGGGCTCCTGTATCAGTCCCAGGGAATGAGCGGAGGCCATGCGGACATTCAGGTTTTTGTCTGCGAGAGTTTTTGCAATGTAGGGGGCGGCTTTGGTGCTTTTCAGGTCCCCGAGAGACTCGATGGCAGCGACCCTGACATTGTCTTTTTTATCGAGCAGAAGATAGAGAAGACAGTCAGTTGTTATGATACCGCTCTGTTTCAGGTTTTCAATCGCTGCCGACCTGACGACTTCGTTTTTATCGGAGAGGGCTTTTGCAAGTTTGATCTTTCTCTCTCCTTCAATACCGCAGGCCTGAAGTTTCCTCATCCAGCCTTCCTCGGCTTTGGTATCCTTCGGGGCCATGGAAGCTTTCTGCCTCTTAAGCTGCTCTTCGAGGGACTCGTCTTTGCTTTCTTTTTCTTCCTTATGCGGAGTTTTTTTCTTTTCAGCGCTTAAAGAGTCTTTTTCCTTAATCCTTGAAGCAGCTTCAATTGCAGCTTTTTTCAGCACGGGATCGCTGCTTTTCATCGCATCGTTTATTGCAGCATATCCTATGCTCCCCATTGCCCTCAGAACCTCTGTGCACTTTATCCTGATCGCGGGGTTCTGGTTGCAGAGTCCGGTTACCAGGGTCGGGACGGCGTTTTCACGCATCTGGACGAGGTCTGCCCATCTCTCTTTTACCATCAGGAACCTGGCTTTTTCATTATTGTTGGCCGGCTTCCACCCGCTTTTTTCAAGGGACCATGAAGCCTCGACTCTTACTGAAGGGTCTTCATCATCCAGGGCTTTCACAAGATACGGCAGAAGTCTCGGGTCTTTGATCTCTCCTATAGCTTCTATTGCCGCATGCCTGACTCCTGCATCACTGTCATTTGCAAGAACAGTAAGAGGCTTTGCCGCATCATCGGAGTTGATCTTTTTAAGAGTCTGGGCGACTTTCTTTCTGGCTTTCGGATCGGGATTCTTCAGGTCCGCCGAAAGCACGATAACCCCGTCTTTTCCGGTCTTTGAGAGCTTTTCATAGTCCTCGAGACCATAAAAGAACAATGCGGCCTGCCTGTTGTTTGCAGGCACCCATTTCATATTGGAGAGCGAGAGTGCAGCCTGCCTGCTGACTTCCTGGTTCTTGTCTAAAAGAGCCTGGACAAGGAGTTGTGTAATCTCATTGCCAAGGTAATCCAGATATCCCAGTGCAAGGGCGGCACCGCGCCTTGATTTGTAATTATCACTCTCTAATGCTTCTTTGAGCGGGTTGATCGCCTTTTCCCCGTTTTGCCCTATGGCGCGTGCGGCTCCGTCGCGGACTCTTTCCTTGCCTGTTACAAGCAGTTTCATGAGGGTAGGGATTGCTGGCTCTCCGTATGTACCGAGAATCTCGGCTGCACCGGTTCGGATTAAGGCATTGTCATCATTTAATGCCTTCAGCAGGTGGACGATGGCGGGCTTTCCTGCCCCGCTCAGCCGGATTGCCGCCTCCTGTCTTTTTTCCCAGTCTTTTGATCCAAGGGCCCGGATAGATCTTTCGATCTCCGTTTCCTTTGCAGATTCATCTTCTTCCCTGTCCTTACGATCAAAAAGTGCCATAGGATTGTTGAAACTCCGCTCAGGTTATAGAAATGTTGTATATAATGATCTGAATTTCCTTTAATATTAAATTGGTCTTTGGATCCGATTGCGTTTGTATTATATTTTATTTCGTATAACAGGGTAAGCAGGAAAGTTTTTTTCATTCAACGGTGTGTTCATGGGAGAGAAGAAAATACCCGAACTTTTAGCCCCTGCAGGATCCTTTGAATCGCTTAAGGCAGCGGTCTCTGCCGGAGCCGATGCCGTATACCTTGGGGGAAGAAAATTCGGGGCCAGAAATCTTGCTTCCAATTTTACAGGTGAGGAGCTGAAGGATGCTGTCGATTACTGTCACTCCCGGAATGTCAGGGTATATGTTACGCATAACATACTTGTCCATGATGATGAGATCGCCGATTCTATAAACGAGCTGCACTTCCTCTTCAGTATCGGTGTGGATGCTGTTCTCCTCCAGGACTTCGGAATATTGCATGAAGCTTCGAAAATTCTCCCTGATCTCGAACTGCATGCCTCGACACAGATGACCATCCACAACCCTGAAGGTGTCCTGTGGGCCGAAGCGAATGGAGTTTCAAGGGTGGTCCTCTCCCGTGAGATGAGCCTGGAAGATATCTCAGCAGTCAGAAATTTTAAGGGAACGGAAAAGACCGGTCTTGAGGTATTCGTTCACGGGGCGCTCTGCTGTTCGTACTCGGGGCAATGCCTGCTTTCGTCTATGATCGGAGGGAGGAGCGGAAACAGGGGCCTGTGCGCCCAGCCATGCAGAAAGGAGTACGGGATCTTGTCCCTGGAATTCGACGGATGTGGAAATCCCGCCATAAAGAAGAAAAATGGATCGTGCTACATGATGTCTCCCGCAGATCTCTGCGCATACCGGAATCTCGATTCACTCGCTGTATCCGGAGTGGATTCGCTGAAGATCGAAGGAAGGATGAAGTCGCCGGAGTATGTTGCGATTGTAGTTTCGGTCTACCGGAGGGCTCTCGATCTGATTGCAAAAGGCGGCTGGTCTTCGTCCGATGAGGATGAGACATTGCTCCTCCTTGCGTTCAACAGAAATTTTACCGGTGGATACATCTCCGGAGAGTCGGGGGTGTCGATAATGTCCATCGACCGTCCCGGGAACAGGGGGGTATATGCCGGCAGGGTTATCGGTTATGATCGTGGTAAAAAGAAAGTCACCGTTAGGGCGGACGAACGCATCGTCCCTGAGGCCGGGGACGGGATTTTAATCCGTCAGCCCGGAACACAGGATGATTTCGGCCTTACAATACCCGGGAATGCAGAAAAAAAAGGCCGCGAGATATCTTTCCATGTTAAGAACCCGGCAGTCCCCGGCAGCAGTGCTTATATAACCAAAAGCGTTCTGCTTTCGAAGATGGCAAAAGAAATCTCGTCTTCGCCCGGGGGTGTCGCAAAAAAGATCCCTGTTCGTTTAAGAATCTATTTTGACGGAAAAGTGCCGGTCGCATCGGCCGTATTCCCGTCACTTCACGGAGAACTCTCGTATGAGACAAGAGCCGGATTTGAGATGCAGGATGCGAAGAGCAGGCCGGTTGAACCTGATGACCTGAGGAATATATTCTGTAAGACAGGAAACCTGCAGTTTGAAGTGGCTGATTACAAATCCGATTACCCGGGAGGACTATTTGCTCCGGTCTCCCTGCTGAACGAATTCAGACGGGATCTTTTTGATGGGATTGAAAAGAGGTTGATAGATGTCTGCCTGCCTTCGGATGACAAAATTGCCGGGTCGGCAGAAGGAAGAGATCTTTTCTTATCTACACTAACGAACAGGAAAGCTGTCATGCCACCCCGGCAGGCCGGTCGCACTATTTCCGTTTATGTCTCCTCCCTTGCCAGTGCGAAGACAGCACTTGATGCAGGGTGCACCAGGGTTTATTATGAGATGAAGACTGTTCCCGGGATTGACAGCAGTGTCTATGCCCGCGAATTTGAGGAAGGAATCTCTGCCGCATCGGAGTACGGAGCGGATTTCGTATGGAAATGGCCGCGTATAACCGACAGGTCATTTTTCAGGACTGCCGAAGAGATCCTTGAGTCGTTGGGAGATTCAAAGCCGGACGGCATAATGGTCGAAAATGTCGGCGACGGCGTTGCGGCGATGCGGATTGCTAAGGATATTCCCCTCTACGGCGGCCAGGGGCTTAACATATTCAACCATCTTGCAGTCGGAATGTTCTCCGGGGATTACCGCCTCCTTACGCTTTCGTGCGAACTCAACAGGTCCCAGCTGAAGAGGCTGTGCGGGCTATCAGGCGCGAATATTTCGTCACGCCCTTTGCTGGAGTATGTCGTCTTCGGTCCATCAGAGATACTGATATCGGAGAACAACCTGCCTGCCGCATCAGTGGGGAATAATTATTCGCCCTCGGAAGAATACGGGATAGCAGACAATACGGGACGAATCTTTCCTGTACAGGTTGATGCATACGGGCGGACACACGTATACAACTCTGCGGTGACCTGCCTGATCGACAGTCTGCCGGAGATCTTCGCCACAGGTGTTGACGGGATATCGCTTGATTTGAGACTTAATTCACCAGAGTTCGCCGGTAAGATCACGGGACTCTACGTGAAGGCTGCCACGTTGTCACTCGATGCCGGAAAGAAATCATCAGGGTCTTTGAATCTGCTGAAAAAAGAGATAACGTCTTTGTATCGCGGAGAAATTACCGCCGGACATTTTAACAGGGGAGTCTGATCAGATCTTTTTCAGATCGGAGATTCTCCATTCGTTCGAGTATACCGTGAACCTTTCGTCCCTTGCGAAGCATATGAGAGTGATGCCGGTCATTCTCGCTGTTTGGATTCCCCCCGTAGTTGATGCCGCTTTTGAAATTATTATGGGAATTCCTGCATTCGCACATTTTGAAACCATACCCGACGGCTGTCTGCCGGTGCACCCTACATAGCATTCGGAGAGGTCAATTCCGTTTAGCACCGCAAAACCGATGATCTTGTCGATGGTATTGTGCCGCCCGATATCCGACATCTTCGCAAGCACATCTCCGTCTTTGAAAAGGACGGAGCAGTGCATGCCGCCAGTCTGTCTCCATTCCTCGGATACGATCATGTGGCTGATCCTGAATATCATCTCTCCTGATATTCTTATGTCGGATTCGACTTTTTTTGGGGCCTTTACAACATCGGCGCTTCCTGAAGTGGAGCACTCGATCGTGATCTCGCCCGGGTCTGCACCGTAGACATATACCCTGTTCCCCCTGATCTCTACCTTATCCACATAACCGGAAAGACCCTCCGAGATCACGTAACCAGCCCCCAGTTCGGCGATGTTGTCCGTATTTGCAACCTGGGTGGTGATGTATGCGTCGTTAAGAAATATCTCCACTCTTTCTTCAGGAGCGATGCAGTCAGATATTTTTGAAATATTCTTTCCTGTAACCTTCAGGGCATCGATTGTGTCGAGT
The window above is part of the Methanolacinia paynteri genome. Proteins encoded here:
- the tuf gene encoding translation elongation factor EF-1 subunit alpha, producing MASDKPHMNLAVVGHIDHGKSTTVGRLLFETGAVPAHIIENYRKEAESKGKGSFEFAWVMDNLKEERERGITIDIAHKRFDTDKYYFTIVDCPGHRDFIKNMITGASQADAALLIVAAPDGAMEQTKEHVFLSKTLGINQLIVGINKMDAVKYDEKRYEEVKQQISDLIKMVGFNPANVPFIPMSSFVGDNIATKSANTPWYSGPDLLEALNMLQPPEIPVDLPFRLPIQDVYSISGIGTVPVGRIETGIMKKGMKVSFMPANKAGEVKSIEMHHEEIPEAKPGDNVGFNVRGIGKNDIRRGDVCGPEEKPPSVAEEFTAQIVVLQHPSAITVGYTPVFHCHTAQVACTFVELQKKLDPRTGQVKEENPTFLKAGDAAIVKLRPVQPLVIEKFKDIPQLGRFAIRDMGSTIAAGMCIDIDLKDMR
- the rpsJ gene encoding 30S ribosomal protein S10, whose translation is MQKARIRLSGTDFEKVEMVCDRIKEIAERTGVNLAGPVPLPTKKLVVPIRKSPDGEGTATWDRWQMRVHKRLIDLDADERALRQLMRIQVPKDIGIEIVLEN
- a CDS encoding flippase activity-associated protein Agl23, which translates into the protein MRAAELTSQFKGFFTFERTLVLIFLVSLLFRLAFLDLKLLHHDEAIHSWFSYRLLTLGEYSYDPVYHGPFLYYVTAGVFSFLGASEFTARLIPAILGSTLCLFVYPVYRLGYLNRIQAIVAAVFFAISPDLVYFSRFLRNDIFVVFFTLVILVAALYYIEKGKLRYALIAGAGVGFGMSCKENMPIVVLIFAVFLLYLVYSGKWKLPRLWIRDLACTVIIAVGIMAVFYSSFGAVPEMLMTGWQTAIEHWLAMHEEQRLGGPPYVYILLFILYELPIFLLAIYSVYRFFMGGRSLKRKRKQFLPEEEAKFPEDLLEGDAETVLPEEVATTSDENLCTENPVPVVDSEAGTAIDEVKEPLGKPTGLSLPVIDKKTEFARFCIFWMIASMAAYAYIGEKVPWLILHQLVPMIFVSVIYIERWKVWVPVLASVFLIVMMLHVAFTPADINEPIVQVQNSEELKELFTMIDASDKVAVDFDERWPIAWYYYSEEGKKVSYVTDMNKNIDYLKNGDFDLIIVHDDKNLSVPGYEKYTTLKKSYWFSYYDNKDRLIPYYFLRDGKVGSLNYDVLVRTNSSWETV
- a CDS encoding polymer-forming cytoskeletal protein, translated to MDTQKAEWLWQCTIPDNTELQEHTLKTSRCIIVGERCTIDYGLKGEDILVGEFCRINGNIKSDGDFRLDNWSEITGDIYVNGDAFLGEGVKVSGKLVVEGDLDLGDNVQIAQGFEAHGWISIRNPMPVITYILLYLITLLGLEKEEDISNFFKNLVEEDEDEKSVPLVISPNSVLDMERFSSPGKMTIGKDCRLHGNIRAKSITVHEKCTIFGSLSAEQDVVIMESNIVHGAVNSSSGNVEIMNDSHVLGDVKCKSLVIDERSHIDGMIVAPGGVKIQR
- a CDS encoding HEAT repeat domain-containing protein gives rise to the protein MALFDRKDREEDESAKETEIERSIRALGSKDWEKRQEAAIRLSGAGKPAIVHLLKALNDDNALIRTGAAEILGTYGEPAIPTLMKLLVTGKERVRDGAARAIGQNGEKAINPLKEALESDNYKSRRGAALALGYLDYLGNEITQLLVQALLDKNQEVSRQAALSLSNMKWVPANNRQAALFFYGLEDYEKLSKTGKDGVIVLSADLKNPDPKARKKVAQTLKKINSDDAAKPLTVLANDSDAGVRHAAIEAIGEIKDPRLLPYLVKALDDEDPSVRVEASWSLEKSGWKPANNNEKARFLMVKERWADLVQMRENAVPTLVTGLCNQNPAIRIKCTEVLRAMGSIGYAAINDAMKSSDPVLKKAAIEAASRIKEKDSLSAEKKKTPHKEEKESKDESLEEQLKRQKASMAPKDTKAEEGWMRKLQACGIEGERKIKLAKALSDKNEVVRSAAIENLKQSGIITTDCLLYLLLDKKDNVRVAAIESLGDLKSTKAAPYIAKTLADKNLNVRMASAHSLGLIQEPKSIPSLIRCFSDPNRELRKEAASAVSKMGNSSLPYIKKSLESSDLDARITALESLGKIADPLAISLAVRMLNDSEYDVRSTAVVTLRNMSDQMFNALMDEARRLRVQGNVIEKNGIIVVLAGIEDLRAREVLAEFTADSNENVRNKALELLGGEAVTATVKTPAGTAPGKAGDDINKLISELKSGDVMVQMGAVEKISMLGDKAIKPLINSIDDKNPEFQNLVAEILTGMGDPAVKSMIRELKAGRPSVKIILAQNLAKIPEKRTITALCEVLYEEKDPVVRMVAAESLGFIGDQQGLEALIYTVNNDEDSRVKNAAIISLGYFKDPKAINTLITVLDSKDHFMCKKASDSLKNSGNEAIPYLLDAMSSGTHNRSHIAHALEALSWVPETERDIIFYLAARDNWDEIERIGEQAIEVLAELQNDKDPEFRASALEMIERIGGDASVQPLILALGDNSAPIRIRAENALLERGKTVVPYLEQAVADTEDPNIRTFAMKLLKKLES
- a CDS encoding U32 family peptidase — encoded protein: MGEKKIPELLAPAGSFESLKAAVSAGADAVYLGGRKFGARNLASNFTGEELKDAVDYCHSRNVRVYVTHNILVHDDEIADSINELHFLFSIGVDAVLLQDFGILHEASKILPDLELHASTQMTIHNPEGVLWAEANGVSRVVLSREMSLEDISAVRNFKGTEKTGLEVFVHGALCCSYSGQCLLSSMIGGRSGNRGLCAQPCRKEYGILSLEFDGCGNPAIKKKNGSCYMMSPADLCAYRNLDSLAVSGVDSLKIEGRMKSPEYVAIVVSVYRRALDLIAKGGWSSSDEDETLLLLAFNRNFTGGYISGESGVSIMSIDRPGNRGVYAGRVIGYDRGKKKVTVRADERIVPEAGDGILIRQPGTQDDFGLTIPGNAEKKGREISFHVKNPAVPGSSAYITKSVLLSKMAKEISSSPGGVAKKIPVRLRIYFDGKVPVASAVFPSLHGELSYETRAGFEMQDAKSRPVEPDDLRNIFCKTGNLQFEVADYKSDYPGGLFAPVSLLNEFRRDLFDGIEKRLIDVCLPSDDKIAGSAEGRDLFLSTLTNRKAVMPPRQAGRTISVYVSSLASAKTALDAGCTRVYYEMKTVPGIDSSVYAREFEEGISAASEYGADFVWKWPRITDRSFFRTAEEILESLGDSKPDGIMVENVGDGVAAMRIAKDIPLYGGQGLNIFNHLAVGMFSGDYRLLTLSCELNRSQLKRLCGLSGANISSRPLLEYVVFGPSEILISENNLPAASVGNNYSPSEEYGIADNTGRIFPVQVDAYGRTHVYNSAVTCLIDSLPEIFATGVDGISLDLRLNSPEFAGKITGLYVKAATLSLDAGKKSSGSLNLLKKEITSLYRGEITAGHFNRGV
- the fdhD gene encoding formate dehydrogenase accessory sulfurtransferase FdhD, producing MMELDTIDALKVTGKNISKISDCIAPEERVEIFLNDAYITTQVANTDNIAELGAGYVISEGLSGYVDKVEIRGNRVYVYGADPGEITIECSTSGSADVVKAPKKVESDIRISGEMIFRISHMIVSEEWRQTGGMHCSVLFKDGDVLAKMSDIGRHNTIDKIIGFAVLNGIDLSECYVGCTGRQPSGMVSKCANAGIPIIISKAASTTGGIQTARMTGITLICFARDERFTVYSNEWRISDLKKI